Proteins from one Halogeometricum sp. S1BR25-6 genomic window:
- a CDS encoding FG-GAP repeat domain-containing protein encodes MKLQHRRLDDAPPSGQMSFCLTTDLTGNGRPDVLIGAFGGEYPVTIPILDKEIEMRLLPGSREAIHRREWNVFWYENPGWERHDVARAPDLSVGGALGDITGNGSMDLVSGQNIRKHDLYWFEQPDDPRDEWTRRLITDDFEKFHDIVVADVDGDGENEVVCTSQRSELVFYYDVPEDPRREPWPVENRHIVYEGLNVEGLHVGDVDGDGAPEIVAGANVFHREDDGTWTREQIAEGWDWTRLVVDDIDGDGDDEIIITEGDLPYQEDRPARLGVFDPPNWDLTVVHDDLSNPHSLQVADLNGDGHKDIYVAEMRLEEGHTPRQFVFWNQGDGTFEEEVVVEDVATHEAKLVDLDGDGNLDIVGKSYTEEHVDAWFNVS; translated from the coding sequence ATGAAGCTTCAGCATCGCCGCCTCGACGACGCTCCTCCGTCCGGACAGATGAGTTTCTGTCTCACGACGGACCTGACGGGCAACGGTCGCCCGGACGTGCTCATCGGGGCGTTCGGCGGCGAGTACCCCGTCACGATTCCGATACTCGACAAGGAGATAGAGATGCGTCTCCTGCCGGGGTCCCGCGAGGCCATCCACCGCCGCGAGTGGAACGTCTTCTGGTACGAGAACCCCGGATGGGAGCGGCACGACGTGGCCCGCGCCCCGGACCTCTCCGTCGGCGGTGCACTCGGCGACATCACCGGCAACGGGTCGATGGACCTCGTCTCCGGACAGAACATCCGGAAGCACGACCTCTACTGGTTCGAACAGCCCGACGACCCAAGAGACGAGTGGACGCGCCGACTCATCACCGACGACTTCGAGAAGTTCCACGACATCGTCGTCGCGGACGTCGACGGCGACGGCGAAAACGAGGTCGTCTGCACCTCACAGCGGAGCGAACTCGTATTCTACTACGACGTCCCCGAGGACCCGCGGCGCGAACCGTGGCCGGTGGAGAACCGCCACATCGTCTACGAGGGCCTCAACGTCGAGGGCCTGCACGTGGGCGACGTCGACGGCGACGGCGCGCCCGAAATCGTCGCCGGCGCGAACGTGTTCCACCGGGAGGACGACGGGACGTGGACCCGCGAGCAGATAGCCGAGGGCTGGGACTGGACCCGACTCGTCGTCGACGACATCGACGGCGACGGCGACGACGAGATAATCATCACGGAGGGTGACCTCCCCTATCAGGAGGACAGACCGGCCCGCCTCGGCGTGTTCGACCCGCCGAACTGGGACCTCACCGTCGTCCACGACGACCTCTCGAACCCCCACAGCCTGCAGGTCGCCGACCTGAACGGCGACGGACACAAGGATATCTACGTGGCCGAGATGCGCTTGGAGGAGGGGCACACCCCCCGGCAGTTCGTCTTCTGGAATCAGGGCGACGGCACGTTCGAGGAGGAAGTCGTCGTCGAGGACGTCGCGACGCACGAGGCGAAACTCGTCGACTTGGACGGCGACGGAAACCTCGACATCGTCGGGAAGTCCTACACCGAAGAGCACGTCGACGCCTGGTTCAACGTGAGCTGA